CAAGGAAACCCCACGACGGGCGCGCACCAGTCAGCGGCGCGACGATACCGAAACCTTCGGTGGCATTGTGCAGCCCGAAACCGATGACCAACATGACGGCCAACGACAGCTCACCGCGGGCTGCTGAATTGCCGATGGCCAGGCCTTCGGCGAAGTTATGCAGCCCTATCCCCACGGCGATCATCAGCGCAAGCCGACTTGCACTGTCAGACAGCGGCCGTCCGGCGAGTTCGCTGAGCGCTGCTGCGCCAGGTCCCGGCGGGGCCGCGTTTGTGTGGACGCGGCGCCGGTCCACCCAAACCAATCCCAGCAGTCCAACACCAAACGCGGCTGCCAGGACCACACCGTTACCGAGCGCAGCACCGATGCGGTGGGCGCCCAGAGCGGTATCGATCGGCTCCCAGGCATGGGTGAGCACGTCCCACAACAGGAACACCAGAACGCCGATCGCGACCCCATTGAGCGCCGTCTTGAGCTGGGGCAACGGCGTGCGCAAGCGGCCAATCGGTAACCCGAGAAAGATGGTGAATCCAGCGATCGCACCGAGGACGGCGATCTGGGCTGCGGACATGACTCGTGCTCCGATCCAAAGGGAGACTAACGACCGGAAGCCTAATTGAGGTAAGCCTCATCTAACAAATACTCAGCTGCCTTGCAAGCCGACGGAACAACGATTCGGCCGTAGTCGCCACAAGCAGCGCCGCAACTTCGAGGCGCTGTGGAGCGCGGCGGTCTGCGAAGACGTCCTGTTCGTGGCCTGACGGCGCGCTGGCACGGTCCGGCACCTAGCGGGCAGACCGCAGTGCAGGCGATGCAAGTGCTGACCACTGGCCCCACACCAGTCCGGGCACTCGGGTGCCACCTCGGACGCGGGGCGTGGCGCGACGGGCAACCCGGGTGGCCATCGCTTGTGCGCGGGAGCGCGCTGGCGACCGACCGTGACCGTGGGCGGCTGTCCAGCGGAAGCGCCTGCGGCGCTGCTGTAATCGGCCCCCACCGCCCTGACGGGCGGCGGCGGCCGTGGGCCGTTGGAGCGCCTGTCTGGCGAATCGATTTTCGCCCACTTCAACTCCCGACGCGACAAGGCCACACCGCTGATCGCGTTTTCCCAATCCGCTCGCTGCGCTCGCTGGAAAACGCGGCGGCGGGCCTTGCGCTCTGGTCGCTCGTAGGCACATCGATTCCTGCCAGACAGGCACTCAGAACGGTTGGCCCTCTCGCAGGGTCAACCTCTCACCAGAAAGGTCACGTCCCATGACTGACACCATCTCTACCGAGGGCATCGACACCACCGCAGCGCCGGTGGCCGGCGAACTCGCCCACATCGACCCCAACCAGTTGGACATTGGCGAGAACGTGCGCGAATACGCCAACCTCAGCAAGCCGTTCCTGGACAGCATCGCCGAGCACGGCGTGCTGGTGCCCCTGACCGGCATCCGCCGCCCCGACGGAATCGTGCAAATCCGCAATGGGCAGCGCAGGTGCGCCGCGGCCCGCAAGGTCGGGCTGCCCACCGTCCCGGTCTACGTGCTGCCCGCCGCGCACCTGGACAGCAGCGCGGAAACCATCGACCGGATCGTGCACCAGATCGTCACCAACGACCACAAGGCCGATCTGACCGACGCCCAGCGCGCCCGCGGGATCCAGCAGATGATCGACGCCGGCATGTCGGTGACCAAGGTCGCCCGCAAGCTGTCGATCACCAAGGACACCGTCACAGCCGCCGAGACAGCCGCCAAGTCCAGCACCGCCCTGGAAGCCCTGTCAGCCGGCCAGCTGTCGCTGACCGAGGCCGCAGCGATCACCGAGTTCGACACCGACGCCCAGGCCGTGGCCAGACTCCTCGACGCGGCCGGCGGCGCCAGCTTCGACCACGTCGTCGCCCAACTGCGCACCGAGCGGGTCAGCGCTGCCGCCCGCGCCGAGGCCGAGGCCGACTACACCGCACGCGGGTTCACCGTGCTGGCCGAGCGGCGGTGGGGATGGAACCTCGACTGCGTGCCCCTGGCGCACCTGCAGACCCCCGCCGAGCAGGACGCGGACGCCGAGATGATCACCGACCCGCAGTTCTGGGCGGTGTGGCTGGAGGAGTACGCCGACTACATCGACACCGCCACCGGCGAGCCGGTCAACGAGGACGACGTCGATTGGGACACCGAGAACCTGCCCGACGAGCAGCCCGCCGAGGGACTGCGCCACGCCGACACCGTCACCGAGCGGCCCAGCTACCAGCCCGAGTGGTTCTGCCTGGACCCCGAGGCTGCGGGCGTGGCGCCCACCGACATGTTCCGGCGCAACGCCGAATGGTCAGCGGGACGCCAGCGGTCCCAGGACCACGGCGGCACCGACGCCGGATCGGCAAGCCAGGACCCCGACGCCGACACCGAGGCCGACCGCGAGGCGGCACGGCTGCGCGCCGAGGCCGAGCGGTCCGAGGCCGACAAACGCGCGCGGCGCATGGTGCTGGCCCTCAACAAGCTGGGGGCGGCGGCCATCACCGTGCGCCGGGAGTTCGTGAGCACGCTGCTGGCCCGCAAGACCCTGCCCAAGGGGGCAGCGGTGTTCATCGCCGACTGCCTGGCCCGCGACACCTACCTGCTCACCCACCACACCGCCGACACCACCGCCGCCGAACTGCTCGGCGTCGAGGCAGGATCCGGGACACGCACCCTGATCGCCGAGCTGCCCACCGGCAGCGGCGACGGACGCGCCGCGGTGATCACCCTGGCCCTGGTGCTGGGCGCACTGGAGACACGCACCGGCAAGGACGCCTGGCGCAACGTGCGGATGAGCGGCGACGGCGCGCCCAGCCACTGGTCGCCGGCGCTCACCAGCCGGGAATACCTGCAGTTCCTGGCGGCCAACGGCTACACCCTCAGCGCCGTCGAGGAAATCATCACCGGGGTACGCAGCGCCGACGAGGTCCACGACGAGTACGCCGCCGCCAAGACCGCACAGAGCGAGCAGGACTAGCACCGCCGGGTGGGGCAGGGCTTCGGCTCTGCCCCACCACCCTGGGGCAGCCCAATCGGACGGCCCGCCGCCGGCGGGCCGAGCATCCGTTCGCGGAAACGCCTGCGGCGCTGCCCACCTCAATGGGGGCTGTTCCTCGATCGGAACAAGCCCCGAAGTTTGCCTTTCCGGCCTTCGACGCTAACCAGCTGGGGCAGCCGCACAAGGGACCGGCGGCCTGCGGCTCCCGGGTTTCCCCGGGCCGCTCGCTGCGCTCGCTGGAAAACCCGCGCCGGCCCTTGCTGCTTGCCTCCCCCCACGCCGGTTGGTCTCAGTCTTGCCGGAAGGCAAACAAGAACGGGCGGCGATCCGGTCGCCCACCCTCTCACCAGAAAGGTTCACTCTCATGGCTCATGAGCTTGACTCCACGAACGGCGTTGTGTCCTTCGCCAATTCACGCACGGACGCCTGGCACCGACTCGGGCAGTCGGTCGGTCACGCGATGACCGCCGAGGAAGCCCTCCACGCCGCGCACCTGGCCGGCTGGAATGTCCACAAGCGCCCGCTGCAGGTCGCCCAGGACCCGATCCTGACCGAGGACGGTGTGAGCACCCTGGCCCCGCTGGCGGTGCCCGAGATGTTCGCCACCGTGCGCACCAACCCGATCACCGGAGCCCTCGAGGTGCTCGGCGTGGTCGGCAGCAAGTACACCCCGGTCCAAAACGAGGAATCCTGCACCATCCTCAACACCCTCACCGAGGAGAGCGGAGCCGTCTACGAAACCGCCGGCGCTCTGCGCGGGGGCCGCGAAACGTTCCTGACCATGAAACTGCCGAAATCGATGGTGCTGCAAGGCCGCAACGGCGCACAGGACCGCACCGACTACTACATCGCGGCCCTCAACAGCCACGACGGCAGCAGCCGCTACCGCCTCGTCGTCACCCCGATCCGCATCGTCTGCGCCAACACCCAGGCCGCCGCGATCGCCCGTGCGGTGTCCAGCTTCGGGATCTCCCACACCAGCAACGCCCGGGTGGCGATCCAGGAGGCCCGCGAGGCCCTCAAGCTGAGCTGGCGCTACATCGAGGCATTCGAGGACGAGGTCGCCGCGCTGTATGCCACCCCGATGGACACCGACGAGGTGGCCAGCTTCGCCCGGCACCTGGTCAAGGTCGACCAGGCCGACACCGAGGCCGCCAAGAAACACCGCAGCGAGCAGGCCGCCAACATCGTGACGCTGTTCTTGTCCAGCCCCACAGTCGCCCCCATCCTGGGCCGCACCCGCTGGGCCGCCTACAACGCCGTCAGCGAATGGACCGACCACGTGGCCCCCGTGCGAGGGGTGCGCGGTGAGCAGGCCGCCGCGCAGGCCCGGGCACTGCGCACCGTCACCGCCGGCAGCTCGGCCCAGTCCCTGAAGGTCGAGGCGTTCAGGATGCTGCAAACCCTCTAACCGGTCCCGCCCGGTGGGCAGGCTCCCCTCCCCTGCCCACCGGACCCCACCGGCCAGTCACCATCCCCGCCACCCCGACCCCCAGGCGGACGGGCCGCCGCCGGCGGCCCGGCGAACCTGTTGGCGGAAACGCCTCCGGCGTTACTTCCCTTTCTTTGTGCCACTACCCGGTGTCGCGTCCGATTATGACCGCCATGCCGCTGCGCGCAAGGCCACCGATAAAGCCCTCACGGCCCGAAAACGTTTCCCAATCACACTCGCTTCGCTCGCCGGAAAACGTTTCGTCGGGACCACTGCGGTCCGCGGCAACACGGCGGCCGAATTCAGCAATTGCGATACCGGGTAAAACAGGGCAGGCCGAATGCCGGCACCCACCCACACAGCCGAGGAGATACACTAATAATCCTGCACAGCAGCCTGATTCGCTACCCTCCGCGACCGCACAGGTGGCCGGCTAGGCCGACCCGATTGCTGCTATCGCAATGTCACAAAATGGTCTAAGAATACCCGAAA
This portion of the Mycobacterium sp. 155 genome encodes:
- a CDS encoding ParB N-terminal domain-containing protein — its product is MTDTISTEGIDTTAAPVAGELAHIDPNQLDIGENVREYANLSKPFLDSIAEHGVLVPLTGIRRPDGIVQIRNGQRRCAAARKVGLPTVPVYVLPAAHLDSSAETIDRIVHQIVTNDHKADLTDAQRARGIQQMIDAGMSVTKVARKLSITKDTVTAAETAAKSSTALEALSAGQLSLTEAAAITEFDTDAQAVARLLDAAGGASFDHVVAQLRTERVSAAARAEAEADYTARGFTVLAERRWGWNLDCVPLAHLQTPAEQDADAEMITDPQFWAVWLEEYADYIDTATGEPVNEDDVDWDTENLPDEQPAEGLRHADTVTERPSYQPEWFCLDPEAAGVAPTDMFRRNAEWSAGRQRSQDHGGTDAGSASQDPDADTEADREAARLRAEAERSEADKRARRMVLALNKLGAAAITVRREFVSTLLARKTLPKGAAVFIADCLARDTYLLTHHTADTTAAELLGVEAGSGTRTLIAELPTGSGDGRAAVITLALVLGALETRTGKDAWRNVRMSGDGAPSHWSPALTSREYLQFLAANGYTLSAVEEIITGVRSADEVHDEYAAAKTAQSEQD
- a CDS encoding ZIP family metal transporter, which encodes MSAAQIAVLGAIAGFTIFLGLPIGRLRTPLPQLKTALNGVAIGVLVFLLWDVLTHAWEPIDTALGAHRIGAALGNGVVLAAAFGVGLLGLVWVDRRRVHTNAAPPGPGAAALSELAGRPLSDSASRLALMIAVGIGLHNFAEGLAIGNSAARGELSLAVMLVIGFGLHNATEGFGIVAPLTGARPSWGFLALLGLIGGGPTFLGTLVGQRFVNDTVSIAFLGLAAGSILYVVIELLAVARKANLKTITTWGIFLGMLAGFATDAIITAAGA
- a CDS encoding DUF932 domain-containing protein, with product MAHELDSTNGVVSFANSRTDAWHRLGQSVGHAMTAEEALHAAHLAGWNVHKRPLQVAQDPILTEDGVSTLAPLAVPEMFATVRTNPITGALEVLGVVGSKYTPVQNEESCTILNTLTEESGAVYETAGALRGGRETFLTMKLPKSMVLQGRNGAQDRTDYYIAALNSHDGSSRYRLVVTPIRIVCANTQAAAIARAVSSFGISHTSNARVAIQEAREALKLSWRYIEAFEDEVAALYATPMDTDEVASFARHLVKVDQADTEAAKKHRSEQAANIVTLFLSSPTVAPILGRTRWAAYNAVSEWTDHVAPVRGVRGEQAAAQARALRTVTAGSSAQSLKVEAFRMLQTL